From one Microbacter margulisiae genomic stretch:
- a CDS encoding RagB/SusD family nutrient uptake outer membrane protein — protein MKHIIKKIFVALVTLLLVTACNSWLDKPPLTQFTDTNYWTSESNVKTFCMGFYSLFDGFGTGATSSISSNGGSGSESDFYFTTFNDDQANNAIDIFPTAAPASSTTWSTPYTYIRLANLLLTRINSVPISDAAKNHYRGIAYFFRAMEYFDLVRRYGDVPYINKYLDQVSDTALIWGTRTPRNTVMDSVLNDLNRAVALLYPKSVADTYTGANTVNQDVANALKSRICLYEGTYSKYQLGDNTRATEYLNQCKTASEAVMSSSNYALNSDYRTVYSSLDLTGNKETLLYRLYIDGIVTHSVVGYCNSSTIISGLTKDAVESFLCTDGMPIGLSPLYKGDVPNPTTLSIGQTTLKNRDKRLIESVDSTLCYISKPNSSGFTSTTGYRISRFDNSTLTKTELLAPNNPTDAPIFWLPEILLNEAEACVELGDFDQTVADNTINKLRARAGVASLEVSNIPDDPKRDPDVSPLLWEVRRERRVELMMDGFRYWDLRRWGKLSYLNPSVKPDIFKGAKAPAGTAGSPGGQDASGYILPYSTTTAAKRVITTPKNYLDPIPTGQLNLYQNLGYTFPQNPGW, from the coding sequence ATGAAGCATATAATTAAAAAAATATTTGTTGCGTTGGTTACATTGCTTTTAGTTACCGCATGTAATTCATGGCTTGATAAACCTCCCCTAACGCAATTTACCGATACAAACTATTGGACAAGTGAAAGTAATGTAAAGACTTTCTGTATGGGATTTTATTCTTTGTTTGATGGTTTTGGAACTGGAGCAACTTCGAGTATTAGCTCAAACGGAGGATCTGGAAGTGAATCTGATTTTTATTTTACTACATTTAACGATGATCAGGCAAACAATGCTATTGATATTTTTCCAACGGCTGCACCTGCATCTTCAACGACGTGGAGTACTCCTTATACGTATATTCGTTTAGCTAATTTGTTATTAACCAGAATTAATTCTGTTCCCATTAGTGACGCAGCTAAGAATCATTACCGCGGGATTGCTTATTTCTTTAGAGCAATGGAATATTTTGATTTAGTCCGTCGTTATGGAGATGTGCCTTATATTAACAAATATTTGGATCAGGTTTCTGATACAGCTTTGATATGGGGTACCCGTACTCCGCGTAATACTGTCATGGATAGTGTTTTGAATGACCTAAATAGAGCTGTTGCCTTACTTTATCCGAAATCCGTTGCTGATACTTATACAGGTGCAAATACAGTGAATCAAGATGTAGCTAACGCGTTGAAATCAAGAATTTGTTTATATGAAGGTACGTATAGCAAATATCAACTTGGGGATAACACGAGAGCTACTGAATATTTAAATCAATGTAAAACTGCCTCTGAAGCTGTGATGAGTAGTTCTAACTATGCATTAAATTCAGATTATAGGACAGTTTATAGTTCTCTTGATTTGACGGGAAATAAGGAAACATTATTATATCGTTTGTATATAGATGGCATTGTTACCCATTCAGTGGTAGGGTACTGTAATAGTAGTACTATCATTTCAGGCTTGACAAAAGATGCTGTTGAATCTTTCTTATGCACAGATGGAATGCCAATTGGGTTGTCTCCGCTTTATAAAGGTGACGTTCCTAATCCTACAACACTTTCTATAGGACAAACTACATTGAAGAATCGGGATAAACGTTTGATTGAAAGTGTAGATAGTACTCTCTGCTATATCAGTAAGCCTAATAGCAGTGGTTTTACATCAACTACAGGATATCGGATTTCTCGTTTTGATAATTCTACTTTGACCAAAACAGAGCTTTTGGCACCAAACAATCCAACTGATGCGCCAATATTCTGGTTACCAGAGATTTTGTTAAATGAAGCAGAGGCTTGTGTAGAATTAGGTGATTTTGATCAAACAGTTGCTGATAATACCATTAATAAATTAAGAGCACGTGCGGGAGTCGCTTCCCTAGAAGTGTCGAATATTCCAGATGATCCTAAAAGAGATCCCGATGTATCTCCACTGTTATGGGAAGTACGTCGCGAACGTCGGGTAGAATTAATGATGGATGGATTCCGCTATTGGGATTTACGTCGTTGGGGCAAATTGTCCTATCTAAATCCGTCTGTCAAACCAGATATATTCAAAGGAGCTAAAGCTCCTGCAGGAACTGCTGGTTCTCCTGGTGGTCAAGATGCTTCAGGATATATTTTACCTTATTCGACGACGACTG
- a CDS encoding SusC/RagA family TonB-linked outer membrane protein, with protein sequence MMRTFQQQWIRLGIAVLLSFFVITNGYAQTRIIKGKVVDTNNQPIIGASVKIVGTSTGTITDVNGLYSLSATSKDKLQFSFMGYTSKEEIVGNRSVINVILAESNVQMQDVVVVGYGTQRKENLTGAVSTVDVSKSLSAKPFTDVAKGLQGNVPGLTITYGGGSITETPSINIRGLVSINGGNTPLILVDGVVVPDITMVNPDDIASISVLKDAASTSIFGARAADGVILITTKSGQKNSKFKIDYSDNFSWGTPTQLPQFPNDPVAEINMEVNAFARQGSGFDMFGMQAPQLIAGIQKWEANYSKNRTSNQMVKGQDFDIVNGTAYFYRIWDPTKIMYQTMPQENHNLQFSGGTDKLSYFVSGTYSYQEGILKIHPDKLSQYNLMAGINADVNNWLNLDVKTTNRQYNYDYPYSYQDYFYYMWRWGAYFPYGQYTDPNSGQSYYFRNVNGYLANANNCTYRQNTQNINIAATIKLTPNLKFRSEFSYMNINANRHEIGGQISLWDFWSGGLALNSTLPSASYNETDYTSSFTTQLTSNSYLTYDKRFGLHSIKAMVGLNAEKGTFLQQFSKGYGLMNNSMGEIALVTNSTPPVITSTSSTYGPAHTWWSVAGYFGRINYDFNNKYLVELDGRYDGSSNFPVSGRWAFFPSGSLGWRVTEEPFAKGIKKVVTDWKIRGSYGTIGNQNVGTTNLFLPVMTTAQNSWIVGSAKATYTGMPQTVASTLTWERINTLDFGTDARFLDNNLGLTFDWFQRDNVGMISSSTTLPQVFGTSASKTNVGNLRTNGWEVALDYHYQLHNGIQLYANVSLNNYITKITKWGGNPSNSLTTYYSGMTYGDIWGFQTVGYFKDAADVANSPSQVKLQSGSFVFGPGDVKYADLNKDGKIDGGSLTLADHGDLKKIGNCTPQYQYSFRLGGSWKGFDLDAYFQGVGKRDYWATGSIAIPGYTGSSIFLQHQMDYWTSSNVNATYPNPYQGNSSSNLSGEAFWSGNTSSTSGNNFYPQTKYLLNLAYLRLKTLTIGYTLPKTVLAKAGINKFRIYVEGMNLLTFAQNKIPIDPETTDASSTGSWYGATTPFTKTYSFGVQMSF encoded by the coding sequence ATGATGAGAACTTTTCAACAACAATGGATTCGTTTGGGTATTGCTGTCTTGTTATCATTTTTTGTGATAACAAACGGGTATGCACAAACAAGAATTATTAAAGGAAAGGTGGTTGATACCAATAATCAACCTATTATTGGTGCATCGGTAAAAATTGTCGGTACTTCTACCGGCACAATAACTGATGTCAATGGGCTTTATTCACTCTCGGCAACATCGAAGGATAAGTTGCAATTTTCATTTATGGGTTATACGTCAAAAGAAGAAATCGTAGGTAATCGTTCTGTGATTAATGTAATTTTAGCAGAATCGAATGTGCAAATGCAGGATGTTGTGGTTGTAGGTTATGGTACCCAGCGTAAGGAGAATTTGACGGGAGCAGTATCAACTGTAGATGTGTCAAAATCTTTGAGCGCAAAACCTTTCACAGATGTAGCAAAAGGCTTGCAGGGAAATGTTCCCGGTCTTACTATTACTTATGGTGGTGGGTCAATAACCGAAACCCCTTCCATAAATATTCGTGGATTGGTTTCTATCAACGGTGGAAATACTCCGTTGATTTTAGTTGATGGCGTTGTTGTACCTGATATTACCATGGTAAATCCTGACGATATTGCTAGTATCAGTGTTTTGAAGGACGCAGCTTCAACTTCAATATTTGGGGCGCGGGCAGCTGATGGAGTTATTCTGATTACAACCAAATCAGGTCAAAAAAATTCGAAATTTAAAATTGATTATTCTGATAATTTCTCGTGGGGAACTCCGACCCAATTGCCACAATTCCCTAATGATCCAGTAGCAGAAATTAATATGGAAGTAAATGCATTTGCACGTCAAGGCAGTGGTTTTGATATGTTTGGCATGCAGGCCCCTCAATTAATTGCAGGCATTCAAAAATGGGAAGCAAACTATTCAAAAAACAGGACAAGTAATCAGATGGTTAAAGGTCAAGATTTTGATATTGTGAATGGGACTGCCTATTTTTATCGTATTTGGGATCCTACTAAGATCATGTATCAAACTATGCCGCAAGAAAATCATAATTTGCAATTTTCAGGAGGAACTGATAAGTTGTCATACTTCGTATCAGGAACATATAGTTATCAGGAAGGCATTTTAAAAATTCACCCGGATAAATTGAGTCAATACAATTTAATGGCCGGAATTAATGCAGATGTCAATAATTGGTTAAATTTGGATGTTAAGACCACTAATCGTCAATATAATTACGATTATCCATATTCTTATCAGGATTATTTTTATTATATGTGGCGTTGGGGAGCATATTTCCCATACGGACAATATACCGATCCTAATAGCGGGCAAAGCTATTACTTTCGGAATGTGAACGGTTATTTGGCAAATGCTAATAATTGTACTTATCGTCAAAATACACAGAATATTAACATTGCTGCTACTATCAAATTGACGCCTAACCTTAAGTTTCGTTCAGAGTTTAGCTATATGAATATTAATGCCAACAGACATGAGATTGGAGGACAAATTTCATTATGGGATTTCTGGTCAGGAGGATTGGCATTGAACAGCACATTGCCAAGTGCTTCATATAATGAAACAGATTATACCAGTTCGTTTACAACTCAGTTAACTTCTAATAGCTATTTGACTTATGATAAGAGATTTGGGTTGCACTCTATTAAGGCCATGGTTGGGTTAAATGCAGAAAAGGGAACCTTCTTGCAGCAATTTAGTAAAGGCTATGGATTGATGAATAATTCTATGGGTGAAATAGCGTTGGTAACTAATTCAACACCTCCGGTAATCACTTCTACAAGTTCAACCTACGGACCAGCACATACATGGTGGTCGGTAGCCGGTTATTTTGGACGTATAAACTATGATTTTAATAATAAGTATTTGGTAGAATTAGATGGACGATACGATGGTTCGTCAAACTTCCCTGTAAGTGGTCGTTGGGCATTCTTCCCTTCAGGTTCACTTGGATGGAGAGTAACAGAAGAACCTTTTGCAAAAGGTATTAAAAAAGTAGTTACTGATTGGAAGATACGTGGGTCTTATGGTACGATAGGTAATCAAAATGTTGGTACCACCAATTTGTTCTTGCCGGTAATGACTACCGCACAAAATTCTTGGATCGTAGGAAGTGCAAAAGCAACATATACAGGCATGCCTCAAACAGTCGCTTCTACTTTAACATGGGAACGTATTAATACATTGGATTTTGGAACTGATGCTCGCTTTCTGGATAATAACTTAGGCTTAACTTTTGATTGGTTTCAACGTGACAATGTAGGAATGATTTCTTCATCTACAACCTTACCTCAAGTATTTGGGACAAGTGCGTCAAAAACTAATGTGGGAAATTTGAGAACAAACGGTTGGGAAGTTGCTTTAGACTATCATTATCAACTTCACAATGGGATACAATTGTATGCCAATGTTTCTTTGAATAACTACATTACTAAGATTACTAAATGGGGTGGGAACCCATCTAATTCCTTAACAACCTATTATTCCGGTATGACTTATGGGGATATTTGGGGTTTTCAAACTGTGGGATATTTCAAAGATGCTGCAGATGTGGCAAATTCTCCAAGTCAGGTCAAATTGCAATCAGGTAGTTTTGTTTTTGGACCTGGTGATGTTAAATATGCTGATTTGAATAAAGATGGTAAAATCGATGGTGGCTCTTTGACGTTGGCTGATCACGGAGATTTGAAGAAGATTGGTAATTGTACTCCTCAATATCAATATAGCTTCCGTTTGGGTGGCAGTTGGAAAGGTTTTGATCTTGATGCATATTTTCAAGGTGTAGGTAAACGTGATTATTGGGCAACCGGTAGTATTGCTATTCCGGGCTATACCGGCAGTAGTATCTTTTTGCAACACCAAATGGATTACTGGACATCTTCTAATGTAAATGCAACTTATCCAAATCCTTATCAAGGGAATAGTTCATCTAATCTATCAGGTGAAGCATTTTGGTCAGGTAATACTTCTTCAACATCAGGCAATAACTTTTATCCGCAAACAAAATATTTGCTTAACCTGGCTTATTTGAGATTAAAAACGCTAACGATTGGATATACCTTGCCAAAAACTGTGCTTGCAAAAGCAGGTATAAACAAGTTCCGTATTTATGTTGAAGGAATGAATCTATTGACTTTTGCTCAAAACAAAATTCCTATTGATCCGGAAACTACGGATGCATCATCAACAGGAAGCTGGTATGGAGCTACCACACCTTTCACAAAAACATATTCATTTGGCGTACAAATGTCGTTTTAA
- a CDS encoding glycoside hydrolase family 18 protein, which yields MKNKLFILFLLFIVIFSSCSKRDDTPDQIDESSTVTFYKAPVNSKFQVVGYIPSYRNIDAIPDSKLRQLDVVIYAFATINSSLLPEIDQPDKLQTLVSRCHALGVKVLLSFNGSQQYFVLMASQKSTRDLFVNALKEDISKYNLDGIDNDWEYPSVSDGSGYYNALLMKQLSDFCHKGNPYLLTMAITSGLYVGAVSNGILPDVFDDVDWFNVMIYDDYSTTQSYVQHSPYSMLLASFNYWITVRNLARTKFVAGIPFYGRPSGISMTGNTLSYADIIDQGGDCMSDSALVITTTHSAPFWIYYNGMTTVQRKIQYSFSQGLGGVMFWEISMDTNDNSSLMEAVENEINRMK from the coding sequence ATGAAGAATAAGCTTTTTATATTGTTTCTTCTATTTATTGTGATATTTTCGTCTTGTAGTAAAAGAGATGATACTCCTGACCAAATTGATGAAAGTTCTACTGTGACATTTTATAAAGCTCCTGTCAATTCGAAATTTCAAGTGGTAGGATATATTCCATCATATCGAAATATTGATGCAATACCCGATTCGAAACTAAGACAGCTTGATGTTGTGATATACGCTTTTGCAACCATTAATTCGTCATTATTGCCGGAAATTGATCAACCGGATAAGTTGCAAACATTGGTTAGTCGATGTCATGCTCTGGGAGTCAAAGTTCTTTTGAGCTTTAATGGGAGCCAGCAATATTTTGTGTTAATGGCTTCGCAAAAATCAACCCGTGATCTGTTTGTAAACGCATTAAAAGAAGATATCAGTAAATACAATTTGGATGGCATTGATAATGACTGGGAATATCCTTCTGTTTCTGACGGTTCCGGTTATTATAATGCACTCTTGATGAAGCAATTGAGCGATTTTTGCCATAAAGGTAACCCATATCTTTTGACTATGGCTATTACAAGCGGTTTATATGTCGGGGCAGTTTCAAATGGAATTTTACCTGATGTGTTTGATGATGTAGATTGGTTTAATGTTATGATTTATGATGATTATAGTACTACGCAATCTTATGTGCAACATAGTCCATATTCTATGTTGTTGGCCAGTTTTAATTATTGGATAACCGTGCGTAATTTGGCACGAACAAAATTTGTTGCTGGAATTCCTTTCTATGGACGCCCTTCAGGAATTTCAATGACTGGGAATACATTGTCATACGCTGATATTATAGATCAGGGAGGAGATTGTATGTCTGACTCTGCGCTAGTGATTACTACTACACATTCTGCTCCTTTTTGGATTTATTACAATGGAATGACTACCGTCCAACGTAAAATACAATATTCGTTTTCCCAGGGGCTGGGTGGTGTTATGTTTTGGGAGATTAGCATGGATACCAATGATAATAGTTCGCTAATGGAAGCTGTTGAAAATGAAATAAATCGTATGAAATAA
- a CDS encoding RagB/SusD family nutrient uptake outer membrane protein yields MKMIYFAIVACFVVSCTNYLDKGPITSVSNSQYWTSEASVRAFSWGFLSGNTSTGVFGNYFFGYGQDYTYGPYYEALGGTNTSDDYAGGSNIFATTVPNTGGWNYTWVRKANIFIANVNQTTNIDDSTRNHWLGVGRFFRALAYALIIKSYGDCPYYNTVVDQSQTALLYKPRDPRSLVVDSMIADFDYAIAHTRISEVTLGYPQGTTITKDVVAAFASRIMLYEASVFRYYPSVFGYDKSKALRYYQKAKEYALDVMNSGRYSINNTVVSGGGDPLRSLFVSTNLAGNSEVIMYRSYASGIVSHSVESYVAYQNAQVGISKNLLDAFLCKDGLPQKQSQTINLDPASSSFSYRKFKTGTSLLDPRIGSTICPDSLRLQAAAFPGANGDADYALTGMAIRKFLNDNDYYTAVLNTNITSAPIICYDEVLLNYAEACAEIANTNISGNVPVPISQSDLDISINKIRDRSGINMPHLQSIGGYPAVNGILINDPDRDINPDGTSYEVPPMIWEIRRERRIELALEGFRFDDLKRWGKLHYMDYTRQPQLTVNRGAWIDMSIGLDPKTGNASSLMYKLKPLLAANNNVDNTVATPWLDSNGTPGAGGGPASGYIIYSTSPTVITSRSFNSNGYGSGTMSGLEVYLSPIGKDQFTLYQNAGYTNNLTQNPGWANR; encoded by the coding sequence ATGAAAATGATATATTTTGCCATTGTGGCATGTTTTGTAGTTAGTTGTACTAATTACTTGGATAAAGGGCCTATAACCAGTGTATCCAATTCTCAATATTGGACATCGGAAGCTAGCGTCAGGGCTTTTTCCTGGGGATTCCTTTCGGGGAATACATCAACAGGAGTTTTTGGTAACTATTTTTTTGGTTATGGGCAGGATTATACGTATGGCCCATATTATGAGGCTTTGGGTGGTACCAATACCAGTGACGACTATGCAGGGGGAAGTAATATATTTGCGACAACTGTTCCTAATACCGGAGGCTGGAATTATACATGGGTTCGTAAAGCTAATATTTTTATCGCTAATGTTAACCAAACTACTAACATTGATGATTCTACACGTAACCACTGGTTAGGAGTGGGTAGATTTTTCAGAGCTTTAGCATACGCTCTCATTATTAAATCGTATGGGGATTGTCCTTACTATAATACTGTAGTGGATCAGAGCCAAACGGCTCTACTTTATAAACCCCGCGATCCTCGTTCATTAGTTGTTGATAGTATGATAGCCGATTTTGATTATGCGATTGCCCATACTCGTATTAGCGAGGTGACCCTTGGCTATCCTCAAGGTACTACAATTACCAAAGATGTTGTAGCTGCCTTTGCTTCAAGAATTATGTTATATGAAGCATCAGTATTTAGATATTATCCATCTGTTTTTGGATATGATAAAAGCAAAGCTTTACGATACTATCAAAAAGCTAAGGAATATGCGTTAGATGTCATGAATAGCGGACGCTACAGTATCAATAATACAGTAGTATCCGGAGGTGGAGATCCTTTGCGGTCACTATTTGTTTCAACCAATCTGGCAGGTAACTCGGAAGTGATTATGTATCGTTCGTATGCAAGTGGAATAGTTTCTCATTCGGTAGAATCTTATGTAGCCTATCAAAATGCTCAAGTAGGGATATCTAAAAATTTACTGGATGCTTTCCTCTGTAAAGATGGATTGCCTCAAAAGCAATCACAAACGATAAATCTGGATCCGGCTTCTTCTTCTTTTAGTTATAGAAAATTCAAAACTGGCACGTCATTGCTAGATCCGCGAATAGGTTCAACGATTTGTCCTGATTCATTAAGGTTACAAGCGGCAGCTTTTCCAGGAGCAAATGGAGATGCTGATTATGCTCTTACTGGTATGGCTATTCGGAAGTTTTTAAATGATAATGATTATTATACGGCAGTGTTGAACACAAATATAACTAGCGCTCCTATTATTTGTTATGATGAGGTTTTGTTGAACTATGCAGAAGCCTGTGCTGAAATTGCAAATACAAATATTTCCGGTAATGTTCCTGTGCCGATTTCACAATCTGATTTAGATATTTCAATTAATAAAATACGCGATCGGTCAGGGATAAATATGCCTCATCTACAATCTATAGGTGGGTATCCTGCTGTCAACGGGATATTGATTAATGATCCGGATAGAGATATTAATCCTGATGGGACAAGCTACGAAGTTCCTCCTATGATATGGGAAATTAGACGGGAACGTCGTATTGAATTGGCGTTAGAAGGTTTTCGCTTTGATGACTTAAAACGCTGGGGAAAATTGCATTATATGGATTATACTCGTCAGCCTCAGCTGACAGTCAATAGAGGAGCATGGATTGACATGAGTATCGGATTGGATCCAAAAACAGGAAACGCTTCTTCTCTGATGTATAAATTGAAGCCTTTGCTGGCTGCTAATAATAACGTAGATAACACGGTTGCTACGCCATGGCTTGATAGCAATGGAACCCCAGGCGCAGGTGGAGGTCCAGCCTCGGGTTATATTATATATTCAACATCTCCTACAGTGATTACTTCAAGGTCATTTAATTCAAACGGGTATGGTAGTGGAACCATGTCAGGATTGGAAGTTTACTTGTCTCCAATTGGGAAGGATCAATTTACACTTTACCAGAATGCCGGTTATACTAATAATTTAACACAAAATCCAGGTTGGGCTAATAGGTAG